The genomic segment TGCCTTATTCCTCCTCTTCGCCAGGCGGTGATGTCGATTATTGAAAGAGGCCGGAACCGGAccacaaagaaaaaaaaaagttgctCGGGATTTTCAGGTGCCAATTGGTGATCGACAAGCACCTACCAATGGGCGTCTGCTTCAACACCAGATATAAGCAATGCAGCGTCGCTAAAAAGTATATATACCAGAAAAAGCATATATTCGAATGCAACCAGATGTCATAGGGCCCAAGGAATGAAGGAACAAGTGAAGTGACAGTCAAGTCGAGTGAGTGAGTAATAAAAGTCAAATCGAATCCCGGATCCCCGAACCCCCAAGGTCTCACTCAACTGGCTGGTCCAGCCCACTTGCGCTTGCAGTCTGGCTCCAGGATTGCGCTACCAGGATGCTTGGCGGCAGGCGCAGTGGAGCAGGGGACCAACAGTGTCTGGTCGCTctttccaacttgacctGCACCAAGCAACCTTGCTCAATCGACTTTTTCTAGGCCAATGTCACGTGGCAAGTCAACCGAATATCGGTCCAAGTGTGAGTAACTGATTCGTGGCTGAGTGACTCTTCATGTAGGAAACAACATGCAGCAGAAAGTCATCGGAATATAAACGAAAAAGAAGATCAACAATTCTCAGCTTTCTCGAAGAAACGATTACTATTTATCACAGCTATTTTCATCTTGAATGGCTTAATTTACCTCGCATAACCATAAGCTGATGCCATCCAACCTTGGTGCCACACACACCGTTAAACGCCTACTCGCACCCAAAGaaaccaccaaaacgccTCTGCTGATGAATCCATAGCTTCCAGATTCAGCCctggcatcgccatcaagGACCGAAGCCTCGTCCACCCAATCAAAATAAGTGACGTTATTCTTTTGCTAAACCTGCCCCAGGATGGGCGCAATCTATTTACCTGCGCCTGCGCCTCCCACAAACCACCCCCATCCACTCTCTGTGTCGCCTATGCCCGAGCCGTGACTCGACAAAATCGTCTGGTGCCCGATCATAATCGCTGTTTGACAGTCTGGCTTGCGCCAACCATGACCAAGCCGTCGTTCTCCTGCCGAGGGTCATTCCGTTCACTACGAATAAGCTTGTCTTTGAGCCAATGCGAGTTGTCACTCATGTCGTGTACGGCGTGTTGATTACCAAGAATGTGGACGAGAGAGTAAGCGTCTGGCACTATTCATCGCCGACCATTTCGGGAAGAAAAGTCTTGATTCTGTCTGGTAAATCGGGAAACCGGGAAACCGTTTAAACTGGCGCGGAAGGGACATTACTATTCGACTTTTGCTGTGCGTTGCTGGTATACCCAAGACCAGTGACCACGTGCATCTTATGAACTTCCTCACATCTGCCTTGGGAAACTCTCGTCATCATGCTCACTTCGTACCAAACGATCATACTTCCTAACAACGAACGGTAGCATAAAATCGTAAAATGTATTGTTGCTTAGACAATACTATAAGCAGTAGAAAGCTAACAACTGCCCACTGACATATAGGTACAATTCGAACAATAAAGCCCAACACCATGTAGACCTAACTCATCGGATAATGTAAAACAGTAATATTCCAGATTCTTGTAAGCAATCCCATCCGTCTCTTGCTGAAGGTCGGGAAAAGCAAAGGACGCACGCACCCTTTCCCTCACCTGCTCATAACTGGTATATCCAAGGGCCACGAGCTTTTCCCCTTTCCCAGCCGAGCCCTCGAGCTGTCATGACTTcgtctcgtcgtcatccCAGTCATCTCTTGATTAGTTTTTGTCCTGTTGCCAAAAGTAATAAGTGGGTATTAAAATCAACCCCCATCCCAAGTGATTAGCCAAACGCCGCCTCCCATGACTCCCAACCATGACTTGCGCCGTTCCCCGAATGCACCTACAAACCCGCCCCAGCTGTTAACTCTGTTCCCGTCATTCCGACATTCTCTGTTCCTGTGAAGGAGAATTTGTCCATCGGgaagtcttcttctggtgTTCGAATACCAATCCCGCTGTCGTCGTGTGGATCTCCACCACTCACCCCTAGTGATGCCTGGTTGCTGTTTGGCGGTGGTGGGAACGGAGCCCTTCCAGGTTGCGACTGTGAGACATCGGAGAGGTTCAAGTCATCACTGCCACTGCTATACCGTGAATTTTGACGACTAGTCTCCTTCTCTGCCGCCTCAGCATTGGCAGGGGTGGTGGTCGGTTGCTGAGCCTGCGGCTTTTGCTTCATGAAACCACCCTGTTCCGCTAAGAAACAAACCATCTCGTCAACCCATGTCTTTGTTACCCACCAGGAACCAAAACTCTTGCCTTGGGCGAGTGTGAGATCTCGCATGACCGCTGTGCCAACTCGCTCTACACACCAGACAATATCTGTGTGTGAAGCATAAGTGAACTTATTTGGTAAAGTCTGCAAGAAGTTGACCCATCTTTCCAGGACGTTTTGGCCCGTTGAGTTGGCTCCGCTGCCATCGTCCGTTTGTCTGCCACTTCGAGCGACCACATCCCCATAGATTGTGAGGCACTCAACCTCCCACGGCACATTTACGGGGTCAAGGAGATCTCGCATCTCTGACACCAGAATATCCACGACGTCGTCCATGCCGCGGGTGGGCACACACTCGGCAATCTTCCTGGCACGGATCATGGTAATCCAATCAACATACATTTGGTCTCTGTTGGCGGGGTTCGACAACATGTTAGCGGCTGCGTGTGCTGTCAAATTGACACGCAGTGCGCGGTCTATCAGACCAGAAAACAGAGCTGCGGgagcttccttggcagaGAGAACGTGTTGCGGCTGCCCCTGGAAGGACTCGCGTATATGAGGTACCAGTCTCTCAGAAATGTTGCGGAGAGTGTCGAGAACAGGTTTGGGTACCACTTGAAGGGTAAGCCCGGAAATAATGCTCATCATGCGTTGATACAAGACGTAGTCACATCCTTCAATCCACGGAGCGATAGCGGCGTGTCCAAACAGCTTTTGAACAGGCATAGTAAGCGTGCCTTGAAACGACGTATACAAGTGAAAGAAGGTCTTCTCTCTGCAGTACCGGATACACTCCACTAATGATGTACAATGTGAACGGTAGAGAGCAGACAGCGATTTCGCAGCATCAGGATCTGTCCCTTGAGGGAGATAAAGCTCAATGGCTGGGAGGGCGAGAATATCATGCTGATCCACCGCAGCATCTTCGGCAGAGAGAAAAGAGAGCTCAAGTTCTGTCTTGGTTGAGGTGTTTCTGATATTATCGATGCTAGCCAAGTCGGGCTGGTTGTATAGACTGTGTGATCTGCTGGAGGGTTTGGATGGACCGGAACTTttctggctttggctggcgTCTTGAGGCGAGGGCAGCGGTGCGcggctggtggtgttggccTGAGAGGTTGAGCTACGTTACAGTAAATTAGTATGGTCTTTCGTTTTTGTCTTTCGCCTTCGCAAGTGGGCAAGGCCACTGATGCGCTCTAGTACATACTTGTGGAAACTTTGAGTGAGACTCTTGGCTTCGGTAAGCGgtttgggtggtggtggttgtgacTCCCTCAAATCCGGTTGGTCATCAATGAGTGAGAAATTGACATAGTGATACTTGGATTCCCCACGaacaccaagacgacgagtCTTGA from the Pochonia chlamydosporia 170 chromosome 6, whole genome shotgun sequence genome contains:
- a CDS encoding SAK1 protein (similar to Verticillium alfalfae VaMs.102 XP_003006218.1); this encodes MDQDNPPARPAVKSRKRPQSRASTTSVHSAATQPTLDQSAFADSSAMYAGQWIPNDHGHGKDIGTGPQMSPEDMILQAATHMQTANHDFSMDGSMGAAMAHHHHIPYQQQQHAMARHPLPAEQYSAANASFTEGDSQMLDRDDNEDGDSMSGPIGTGKPAATRSSANNELEMRQLFTANRHRNLQDVAGELHGNERGPNSERTRQVFAMLWINSVCSKGKGSVPRGRVYANYASRCATERITVLNPASFGKLVRVLFPGLKTRRLGVRGESKYHYVNFSLIDDQPDLRESQPPPPKPLTEAKSLTQSFHNSTSQANTTSRAPLPSPQDASQSQKSSGPSKPSSRSHSLYNQPDLASIDNIRNTSTKTELELSFLSAEDAAVDQHDILALPAIELYLPQGTDPDAAKSLSALYRSHCTSLVECIRYCREKTFFHLYTSFQGTLTMPVQKLFGHAAIAPWIEGCDYVLYQRMMSIISGLTLQVVPKPVLDTLRNISERLVPHIRESFQGQPQHVLSAKEAPAALFSGLIDRALRVNLTAHAAANMLSNPANRDQMYVDWITMIRARKIAECVPTRGMDDVVDILVSEMRDLLDPVNVPWEVECLTIYGDVVARSGRQTDDGSGANSTGQNVLERWVNFLQTLPNKFTYASHTDIVWCVERVGTAVMRDLTLAQGKSFGSWWVTKTWVDEMVCFLAEQGGFMKQKPQAQQPTTTPANAEAAEKETSRQNSRYSSGSDDLNLSDVSQSQPGRAPFPPPPNSNQASLGVSGGDPHDDSGIGIRTPEEDFPMDKFSFTGTENVGMTGTELTAGAGL